AATGTTCTTTCATAATTCGATCTTATATCTTCGTGAAATGGTCTTAAATCCTTCATTGGCACTAAATAGCATGCAACCTGTTCCTCGTCAGGTTTTTGTTTAAAACGATAATAGACAGGATAGGAATTAGGTAGCTCACTTTCTACAAGTGGAATTCGAACCATTTATCCATTCTCATTATCTTTATAGAATCCAAGTAACAGCCAATTACAATAGTTCACATGTATAGCTTGTCCAGAACTCCTAGAAGTATAGGTAACCGCTAAACGTTTATCTCCAGGTTCATTTATTCCTAATTGTTGAAGTGAATCCCTTATAAATTCAAAAGTCCATTCTACCTCATCCAATGATTCAAACACGGAAGAAAATGTTGCTGATAATTGTGGGTAATTCGTTCTTTTCTCTTGAACATTTCCGTGAATAGATAAATAGAACTGAGCGGATTGTTTATGAGATTGTTTATTTTTTGGGTAGACAGCCAACCATTTAGTTAACTATTTATATGAACGGAATTCAATTATATTGACTTCTAATAAAGGCCCAGAAGAATGGGCTGAATTAATGGGAGATCAAGGGATTACCACAGCCATATAAGATCGTTTACTTCATAAAGTAGAGGTGATTCAACTAAACGAGAATGACAGCTATAGACTTAAACATCAAGCTACCATTTTTGGCAAGGAAAGTGTTCAAAATTAATTAGCAAAAAGTGTTCAAAATTACTTGACGGTTACACCTTTCCATTTTTGCGATGTTATAGTAAGTTGGATTGTCAAACATTACATTGATGCAGTTAAATCATCATAATGAAGTTTCCTTAAACGAACCTTCTTTCTCAAACTTTGAATTACTTTCGATTCGATTTGTCGTATTCTTTCTCTTGTTACCCCATATATTCTTCCGACTTCCTCAAGAGTTTTTAATTCCTCTTTATAGAATCCATATCTATGTTTTATGATATCACGTTCTCTTTCCGAAAAAGAAGAAAGTAATTCTTCTATAAAATTTTGGAGATCTTGTCTTACCACTTTTTCAAATGGATCTAAGTATTCTTCAACAATTGCACCTAGATGTTCAAATTTATCATAGGCGATAAAGTCAAATAATTGACTATCTTCATCTTCGGTAGAAACAATAGTATTTAAAGAAGCTATTCCTAAAATATTGTAATCAATCCTTTTTAACTCATAATATTTCTCTTTAGTCATATTCAATTTATTACATACCCAGTCTATATCTAGACTATCCAATTCCTTAATACATTCATTTTCCGTTCTAATTATTTTTATTATTTTATCATATAGATGAACTGGAATTCGAATCGTGGTTCCTTCATACATGATCGCTCTCGTTATCGCCTGTCTTATCCAATGGGTAGCATATGTCGAAAATTGATAACCTAATTGAGGGTCAAATTTTTCAATTGCCTTTAATAGTCCAAACTTACCTATACTAACTAAGTCATCAAATTCAAGATCATGATGGGACATATTTCCATATTTCATTGCAACTTTTTCTATAAGTCCCATATTTTTATTTACTAATTCAAATAATAGTTTATTGTCCTTGTTGTTATGATATTTTTCTATTAATCTTGTATTCTCCTCGAAACTTTGTATAGGTAAAAAGAAATTATCAATCAAATCCTTATTTTTCTTCAAAAATTCATTCGGATCAAAATCTTCATCCTCTTCATCCTCTTTATCTTTTTCGATAACATCATCACATTCTTTTTTTGTTTCGTCTCTTTGATGTTTATTTTTGGTATTTCCTAATTCAGTAGAGACATTTAATGAAGAGGTATTTGGTAATTTGATAGAATGAAATCCCTTTCGAGTCAAAAATTCTACTAATATGGTTTCGTTGACTTCTATATTTTCATTAACCATTACAATTTTTTTGAGCCAAGATAAATTTATATTACTCCTTTTATCATATTGCTCAATGTATCTATTAAGCACTCTTTCTAATAGATCAAATTCTTCCCCCATATGATCACTTCCTATTGAATTCAGACTATTTCTACTATAATATTAATTTATCATATTGGTAAAAGATTGGAAGTGTTTTTGTAATGTTTAATCAATTTTTCCAGCATTTTAATATTTTCTTAAACAAATTAGACCGCAAAAGAAATAACTTAGTAGTTTTTAAAGGATTCCCCAATGAATGGATTTCTAAAATTGATTACCAAAAACTCTTTTCAATTCCTTTAGGCGAATTATTGAGTGAGCTTCCAAAGAGAAAAATGGAATTAATAACAGAAGCAGTTATGAGGCTTAATCAATCTCCGGATATTTATTGGTGTACCTATGAAGAATTGATTACCGCTTCTAAAGATACAATAGAGACCTTTGCTGATGTTCATATATTAAACAACAACCTCTATCAATACTATTATCCTCTCACATATTCGATAGATGAAATTGATCATATTTATTTAGAATACTATGAGGATATTGATAACCACCATGATATACCTGATGAAATTCAATACATTAGTTCATATTATGGGAATATCTTAAAAACAAGAAATGGAAGATTTTACGTTTCTTACATTGATAACTACGGAGAAATAGACTTGTTTAATAACGAAAAGGACATCTCCTCCTTTCCCATTACCAAAACAGCACAAAATTTTATTGAGTTATCAGAAGATGAAGAACCATTTTTAGAACTTATTTCTCAATTATCTAAAAATAGTAAAGAAATAAAAGCTCTTCATTTTACGTGGAAAGGAGATATTCAACAATTTAGTCAAAATTACCTTAATAGAATTCAAATCTTACAATCCTTACTACCAGATTTAAAGATTTACCAATACCAAAAAAAAACTGAATCCAAAGGTATTGCTAGAGAGAAAGAATATGAGAAAATATTAAAAAAATATTGGGGTTACGATCATTTCCGACCATTAAGAATGTATAAAAACGTAGATGATATTGAAAATCCTAAAGAAATTATTTATATATCCCAATCCCAAATTATTGATGATATTGTAACGCAAGCTGAACTTGCCTACAAAGATGAAACTTTCCGGGATGTTTTTACCACTTCACCAACAGGGGCTGGAAAATCGGTTATGTTTCAAGTTCCAGCTATTTATTTGGCTGAGAAATATAATCTATTAACTATTGTTATTTCACCTTTAATTGGGTTAATGAAAGATCAGGTATATGGTTTGCATGAAAGAAATGTTTATTTTTCAGCAACCATTAATTCTGAAATTTCTCCTGTTGAAAAAATGAATATATCGACGAAGATTGCAAATGGTGAAATTTCAATCTTGTATATCTCGCCCGAAACCTTACTTAGTCGTTCAGATATCAGCATGTTAATTGGAGATAGAAAAGTCGGACTTTTTGTTATTGATGAGGCACACATTGTTACTACTTGGGGGAAGGCGTTTCGATCAGATTATTGGTATTTGGGTAGTTATTTACAAAAACTTCGTAAACAGATGAAATTTCCCGTTGCCACGTTTACAGCGACAGCCATTTACGGTGGAATTGAGGATATGTACTCAGAGACTAGGGATAGCCTCATGCTTATTAATCCTATCAACTATTTTGGTTACGTTAAACGGGAGAATATTAAAGTTTCTTTAAAAAGCGTATCATTTACTTCAACAAAAGAACAAG
This is a stretch of genomic DNA from Tepidibacillus fermentans. It encodes these proteins:
- a CDS encoding sigma-70 family RNA polymerase sigma factor, yielding MGEEFDLLERVLNRYIEQYDKRSNINLSWLKKIVMVNENIEVNETILVEFLTRKGFHSIKLPNTSSLNVSTELGNTKNKHQRDETKKECDDVIEKDKEDEEDEDFDPNEFLKKNKDLIDNFFLPIQSFEENTRLIEKYHNNKDNKLLFELVNKNMGLIEKVAMKYGNMSHHDLEFDDLVSIGKFGLLKAIEKFDPQLGYQFSTYATHWIRQAITRAIMYEGTTIRIPVHLYDKIIKIIRTENECIKELDSLDIDWVCNKLNMTKEKYYELKRIDYNILGIASLNTIVSTEDEDSQLFDFIAYDKFEHLGAIVEEYLDPFEKVVRQDLQNFIEELLSSFSERERDIIKHRYGFYKEELKTLEEVGRIYGVTRERIRQIESKVIQSLRKKVRLRKLHYDDLTASM
- a CDS encoding helicase-related protein, translating into MFNQFFQHFNIFLNKLDRKRNNLVVFKGFPNEWISKIDYQKLFSIPLGELLSELPKRKMELITEAVMRLNQSPDIYWCTYEELITASKDTIETFADVHILNNNLYQYYYPLTYSIDEIDHIYLEYYEDIDNHHDIPDEIQYISSYYGNILKTRNGRFYVSYIDNYGEIDLFNNEKDISSFPITKTAQNFIELSEDEEPFLELISQLSKNSKEIKALHFTWKGDIQQFSQNYLNRIQILQSLLPDLKIYQYQKKTESKGIAREKEYEKILKKYWGYDHFRPLRMYKNVDDIENPKEIIYISQSQIIDDIVTQAELAYKDETFRDVFTTSPTGAGKSVMFQVPAIYLAEKYNLLTIVISPLIGLMKDQVYGLHERNVYFSATINSEISPVEKMNISTKIANGEISILYISPETLLSRSDISMLIGDRKVGLFVIDEAHIVTTWGKAFRSDYWYLGSYLQKLRKQMKFPVATFTATAIYGGIEDMYSETRDSLMLINPINYFGYVKRENIKVSLKSVSFTSTKEQEYRLQKYSLLHERLKRSYKRKKKVLVYFPFVSILRQFNDYILAHANHELANSVSTYYGTMKKEEKNESFLKFKNGDSLIMLATKAFGMGIDIPDIDTVIHFAPTGNVCDYVQEIGRAARSLDEGKAYFDFLPKDFNHVKKLHGISTIRKAQLIQVMDKILMLYKKEKSNKPARNLLVSSEEFRYIFERNFNSDQDDDLDNKLKTALLIIEKDFINKMGYSPIIARPRNIFSIEYMKVKREIEDDFVKTYGPYIQKIKSLNEEYFGGIYKFNLKELWEIKYKDMTFPKFKFLLHHKDDNLKFKHIEFIESVLNVEIDLQNKNQYQFLKNIEDTISKIEKLFSPYIYNQEYFSLNSLTTSVSSLFRKSKYQSEAIANQLIQSIISYQDVVNRNQNHRLSIITKRENQSEIKYKVFPNLNEFTRFLNHHVNKLLQMSALNYNENYEVYLPKSHTYELEKTFISLGLLKCLTCYCMKLGVEITLKSLYVLTRNSK